From one Malus sylvestris chromosome 1, drMalSylv7.2, whole genome shotgun sequence genomic stretch:
- the LOC126603129 gene encoding uncharacterized protein LOC126603129, whose protein sequence is MSVTAGVSDTVIAVRDKLRGKIGQTKVKRYWPGKAPEWADDADEDGEFRMSKVPGFPTHDSDIVRKDDPRLRRLAESRIDNREDVRADHRRIRQAEIVSTIEEEAKRQEGLEAEEEDADAQEERRRKIRERLLQREQEELLPSEDEEDVQEEEEEESEYDTDSDEELTGMVMLKPVFVPKSERDTIAERERLEAEEWALEESRKKKLAERKRETKQIVVEEIRKDEEIQKGMELEANIEDIDTDDEVNEAEEYEAWKAREIARIKRDREDREAMLKEKEEIERVRNMTEEERREWERKNPRPAPRPKQKWRFMQKYYHKGAFFQSDADDYAATAGTDGIYTRDVSAPTGEDKLDKTILPKVMQVKHFGRSGRTKWTHLVNEDTTDWNNPWTYNDPLRAKYNAKMAGMNVPIAKPKGSKKLKDWESR, encoded by the exons ATGTCGGTAACAGCAGGTGTAAGTGATACTGTGATTGCAGTGAGGGATAAGCTCAGAGGTAAAATTGGGCAAACTAAGGTTAAAAGGTATTGGCCTGGAAAAGCTCCTGAGTGGGCAGATGATGCCGACGAGGATGGGGAGTTTAGGATGTCCAAGGTGCCCGGTTTTCCCACTCACGATTCTGACATTGTTAGGAAAGATGATCCTAGACTGCGTCGTTTGGCTGAGAGCAGGATAGATAATCGTGAGGATGTTAGAGCTGATCATAGGCGTATCCGGCAAGCTGAGATTGTTTCAACAATTGAAGAGGAAGCCAAGAGGCAGGAAGGGTTGGAAGCAGAGGAAGAGGACGCAGATGCccaggaagaaagaagaaggaagattaGGGAGAGGTTGCTTCAGAGGGAGCAAGAAGAACTCCTTCCCTCAGAAGATGAGGAAGATGTacaggaagaggaggaagaggaatcTGAGTATGATACTGACTCGGACGAAGAGCTTACTGGTATGGTGATGCTAAAGCCTGTCTTTGTTCCCAAGTCGGAGAGAGATACTATTGCTGAGCGTGAGCGACTTGAGGCTGAAGAATGGGCCCTTGAGGAATCTAGGAAGAAGAAATTGGCGGAACGGAAGAGAGAGACAAAGCAGATTGTGGTTGAGGAGATTCGGAAGGATGAAGAGATTCAGAAGGGTATGGAACTGGAAGCAAATATTGAAGATATTGATACTGATGATGAAGTAAACGAGGCAGAAGAGTATGAAGCTTGGAAGGCCCGAGAGATTGCCAGGATCAAAAGGGATAGGGAAGATCGGGAAGCAATgttgaaggaaaaagaagagattgaaaggGTCAGAAACATGACAGAAGAAGAGAGGAGGGAGTGGGAGAGAAAGAATCCAAGACCTGCACCACGACCAAAGCAGAAGTGGAGGTTCATGCAGAAATATTACCACAAAGGTGCTTTCTTCCAGTCAGATGCTGATGACTATGCAGCAACGGCTGGAACTGATGGAATTTACACACGTGATGTCTCTGCCCCAACTGGAGAAGATAAGTTGGACAAAACAATATTACCCAAGGTCATGCAGGTCAAACATTTTGGTCGTAGTGGAAGGACGAAGTGGACCCATCTTGTCAATGAGGATACCACTGATTGGAACAATCC GTGGACATATAATGATCCTCTTCGGGCAAAGTATAATGCTAAAATGGCAGGAATGAATGTGCCTATTGCAAAACCCAAAGGAAGCAAGAAATTGAAGGATTGGGAGTCTCGGTGA